A genome region from Nicotiana tabacum cultivar K326 chromosome 13, ASM71507v2, whole genome shotgun sequence includes the following:
- the LOC107830588 gene encoding germin-like protein subfamily 3 member 2 — MISQITFFLVIFFQSYLSLAYDPDPVHDYCIPRAEFSSIFLSCKNSSLVTVEDFIYSGIKDPGNFKHTGFSSIPVSSTVFPGLNTLGMSFVRADFDVDGINVPHFHPRATETAFVLEGKVYSGFVDSGNRVFAKVLEKGEVMVFPKGLVHFQMNVGDTPATILGSFNSQNPGLVKIPSAIFGTGIKEELLIKAFGLNDKEIAKLRKKFVPQ, encoded by the coding sequence ATGATTTCTCAAATCACATTTTTTCTAGTTATTTTTTTTCAAAGCTATCTAAGCCTAGCATATGATCCTGATCCAGTTCATGACTACTGCATACCAAGGGCTGAATTCTCTTCAATCTTCCTTTCTTGTAAGAATTCATCGTTGGTCACAGTCGAAGATTTTATCTATTCAGGTATTAAAGATCCCGGGAACTTTAAACATACTGGATTTTCATCCATTCCAGTGAGTTCCACTGTCTTTCCTGGACTGAACACATTAGGCATGTCATTTGTGCGCGCTGATTTTGACGTTGATGGCATCAACGTGCCACATTTTCATCCGCGGGCAACTGAGACTGCATTCGTGCTCGAGGGGAAGGTTTATTCGGGGTTTGTTGATTCAGGAAACAGAGTTTTTGCTAAGGTTCTTGAGAAAGGAGAAGTAATGGTGTTTCCAAAAGGTTTAGTTCACTTCCAAATGAATGTTGGTGATACCCCAGCTACTATTTTGGGAAGTTTTAACAGCCAAAATCCAGGATTGGTGAAAATCCCATCTGCTATTTTTGGAACAGGAATTAAAGAGGAGCTTTTGATAAAGGCTTTTGGATTGAATGATAAGGAGATTGCTAAATTAAGGAAGAAGTTTGTTCCTCAATAG
- the LOC107830585 gene encoding uncharacterized protein LOC107830585 isoform X1, which translates to MAGNGRFNLTSAGSDSGFVGNYTNGPKGSYTGPTMDRSGSFRESSDTRIFGSGKGASRGTGAVMGDLPSLSQCLMLEPIVMGDQKYTRSGELRRMLGVAVGSTSEDNSFGAAHLKSTLPVSVEELKRFRDSVAETCNKASGRAKKFDECLHKLSKFSEGMISKKQQRNDQLTNERLGGSSMKMGTQIHRGPSDPVTQKIEERPKNSTLNKRVRTSVAETRAEYRNSALSRLPMIVKDRDMLKDSNVDFDMAEEKIRRLPAGGEGWDKKMKRKRSVGAVISRPSDNDGEPKRMLHHRLASDPVLSPSDSHGFRPGISSGAGSINKSDGSSPAGPNARSMLKNEQEKAAHSKDPTTGLNKERMLEKGSIKLNSREENHAVCPSPITKGKASRAPRSGSLAAASSPSNIPRLPGTLESWEQPPNVNKNLAVGGATNRKRPLPTGSSSPPITQWIGQRPQKISRTRRANLISPVSNQDEVEVPSEACSPSDFGARLTPGVTSGSILSKAANNVTQNLKVKAESVLSPARLSESEESGAGENRLKEKGGSTCEGEEKIVNTVQSNGISTSHMKKNKFLVKEEIGDCVRRQGRSGRGLAFSRSSISPTREKLENQVTAKPLRNSRPASEKHGSKSGRPLKKHLERKGFSRLGNSLSSGSPDFTGESDDDREELLAAAKLAYNASFHACSSAFWKKVDRLFASVSSEEKSYLLEQLNSVEESHTNLYQTINHTNGVLDDHDETVEKNRCIKNHNGSKVSSDTQLVDRFHDSILSAKFDSDRIFDKVTPLYQRVLSALIIEDDIEECEENGFDIFTSPQNGPETLLHGACINDSQTRKMNRPEVEYEAVFDSQIKKNGTGNEFVSCNGYSAYRRNPDVRGPPYSDEMSRGDNGYLHSDVGLFVGLSECDPDVPQRLQISSFGVSSFERQYAEMALDDKLLLELQSVGLYIEPVPDLDDKEDEVINQEIMQLERGLCQEIGKKKAYMEKLSKAIQEGKGVQGWDPEQIAMHKLVELAYKKLLATRGSLASKNGVPKVSKQVALAFAKRTLSRCRKFEDTRASCFSEPVLHDIIFAAPPRINEADLLAGEAVGNSSCPVSADGVLVDPYERFNHQSDQAFAKIGPILNRGRKKEVLLDDVGAGAAFRATSTLGGTLLGGAKEKRSERDRDSLSRNTNAKAGRSLGNSKGERKTKSKPKQKTAQLSTSVNGSFNKFMEITTHPVYPSANGSGELVNTSGNRKREGDVNSSREKKESADSVNVPLNDIDAIEELGVESELGAPQDFNTWFNFDVDGLQDHDCVGLEIPMDDLSELNMF; encoded by the exons ATGGCTGGAAATGGGAGATTTAACTTGACTTCAGCTGGCAGTGACTCGGGTTTTGTTGGAAACTACACCAATGGGCCTAAGGGGAGCTATACTGGTCCCACTATGGACAGGTCTGGGAGCTTCAGAGAGAGTTCAGACACCCGTATATTTGGTTCAGGGAAGGGTGCATCCAGGGGGACCGGTGCAGTCATGGGTGATTTGCCATCCCTGTCACAGTGCTTGATGCTGGAGCCGATTGTAATGGGCGACCAAAAATATACTCGTTCAGGTGAGTTAAGGAGAATGTTGGGTGTTGCTGTTGGGAGTACTTCAGAAGACAATTCTTTTGGTGCTGCTCATTTGAAGTCTACACTTCCTGTGTCTGTGGAAGAATTAAAGAGGTTCAGAGATAGTGTTGCAGAGACGTGCAACAAAGCCAG TGGTAGAGCTAAAAAGTTCGACGAATGCTTGCATAAGTTGTCAAAATTTTCtgaaggcatgatttctaagaaGCAACAAAGGAATGATCAGTTAACAAATGAGAGATTAGGTGGTTCAAGCATGAAGATGGGAACACAGATACATCGAGGCCCTTCAGACCCTGTAACACAGAAGATAGAGGAGCGACCTAAAAATAGTACTCTGAACAAGCGTGTACGCACATCAGTGGCAGAAACTCGG GCGGAGTACCGGAATAGTGCTCTATCCAGGCTGCCTATGATAGTAAAGGACCGGGACATGTTAAAAGATAGTAATGTTGATTTTGATATGGCTGAAGAAAAGATTCGCAGATTGCCAGCTGGAGGTGAAGGTTGGGACAAGAAGATGAAAAGGAAACGTTCAGTTGGTGCTGTCATTTCTAGGCCCTCGGACAACGATGGAGAGCCTAAACGAATGCTGCATCATAGACTTGCCAGTGATCCTGTTCTGTCACCTTCTGATTCCCATGGTTTCAG GCCGGGAATATCAAGCGGTGCTGGTAGCATTAATAAGTCAGATGGCTCATCACCTGCTGGTCCTAATGCTCGTTCAATGCTTAAAAATGAACAGGAAAAGGCTGCTCATTCTAAGGATCCAACTACTGGTCTGAATAAAGAACGGATGCTGGAAAAAGGCAGCATTAA GTTGAATAGTCGTGAGGAGAACCATGCTGTCTGTCCCAGTCCAATAACAAAAGGGAAGGCCTCAAGGGCACCACGAAGTGGCTCCCTTGCTGCTGCTAGTTCACCCTCTAACATTCCCCGTTTACCTGGAACATTGGAAAGCTGGGAACAGCCCCCAAATGTCAACAAAAATCTGGCTGTAGGCGGGGCTACAAATCGCAAGCGTCCGTTGCCTACAGGATCCTCGTCTCCGCCCATAACCCAATGGATTGGTCAGAGGCCTCAAAAAATTTCTCGTACAAGGAGGGCTAATCTTATTTCACCAGTTTCAAACCAGGACGAGGTGGAGGTGCCATCCGAGGCATGTTCACCTTCTGATTTTGGAGCTAGGTTAACTCCTGGTGTAACAAGTGGTTCTATTCTTTCAAAGGCTGCCAACAATGTTACGCAAAACCTTAAAGTTAAAGCTGAAAGTGTTTTATCCCCTGCCAGACTCTCTGAAAGTGAAGAATCCGGTGCTGGTGAAAACAGATTAAAAGAAAAGGGTGGGAGTACTTGTGAAGGTGAAGAAAAAATTGTAAATACTGTTCAGAGTAATGGGATCTCCACCTCAcatatgaagaagaacaaattTCTTGTCAAAGAAGAAATAGGTGATTGCGTGCGAAGACAAGGCCGAAGTGGAAGAGGCTTGGCATTTTCTAGGAGCAGCATTTCTCCTACAAGGGAGAAGCTTGAAAATCAAGTCACAGCTAAGCCGCTTCGTAACTCAAGGCCAGCTTCAGAAAAGCATGGAAG TAAGTCAGGCCGTCCTTTGAAAAAGCACTTGGAACGCAAAGGGTTCTCTCGTCTTGGGAATTCATTGAGCAGTGGTTCTCCGGATTTCACTG GGGAATCAGATGATGACCGTGAGGAGCTTCTAGCTGCTGCAAAATTGGCATATAATGCTAGTT TTCATGCTTGTTCAAGTGCATTCTGGAAGAAAGTGGATAGACTTTTTGCTTCTGTCAGTTCCGAGGAGAAATCCTACCTTCTAGAACAG CTGAATTCAGTGGAGGAATCTCATACGAATCTCTATCAAACAATAAACCATACCAATGGTGTTCTG GATGATCATGATGAAACTGTTGAGAAGAATAGATGCATCAAGAATCATAATGGCTCGAAAGTGTCATCTGATACACAACTGGTCGATCGATTCCATGATTCTATCCTTAGTGCAAAATTTGACTCAGATAGAATTTTTGATAAAGTTACTCCACTTTACCAAAGAGTACTGTCAGCTCTAATTATAGAGGATGATATTGAAGAATGTGAAGAAAATGGGTTTGACATATTTACGTCGCCGCAAAATGGTCCAGAAACTTTATTACATGGTGCTTGTATCAATGATTCTCAGACTAGAAAAATGAATAGGCCAGAAGTTGAGTATGAGGCAGTTTTTGATTCTCAGATAAAGAAAAATGGGACTGGAAATGAGTTTGTTTCCTGCAATGGATATAGTGCATATCGTAGAAACCCTGATGTCCGAGGACCTCCATACAGTGATGAGATGTCACGAGGAGATAATGGATATTTGCATTCAGATGTTGGACTGTTTGTAGGCCTTTCCGAATGTGATCCAGATGTACCACAAAGGTTGCAGATTAGTAGTTTTGGTGTTTCCTCATTTGAACGTCAATATGCAGAGATGGCTCTTGATGATAAACTCTTGCTAGAGCTGCAGAGCGTTGGCCTCTATATTGAACCTGTG CCTGACTTAGATGATAAAGAAGATGAAGTGATCAACCAAGAAATTATGCAGCTGGAGAGGGGACTCTGTCAAGAG ATTGGTAAAAAGAAAGCATATATGGAGAAATTATCTAAAGCAATTCAAGAAGGCAAGGGCGTGCAAGGATG GGACCCGGAGCAGATTGCAATGCATAAACTTGTTGAGCTGGCTTACAAAAAGCTCTTG GCGACTCGAGGAAGTCTAGCTTCCAAAAATGGGGTTCCTAAGGTGTCAAAGCAGGTTGCATTGGCTTTTGCAAAGAGAACACTTTCCAGGTGTCGGAAGTTTGAGGACACTAGAGCTAGTTGCTTTAGTGAGCCTGTGCTCCATGACATTATTTTTGCCGCTCCGCCTCGTATTAATGAGGCAGATCTTTTGGCTGGTGAAGCAGTTGGTAATA GCTCGTGTCCTGTTAGTGCTGATGGTGTTTTGGTTGATCCATATGAAAGGTTTAATCATCAATCTGATCAGGCTTTTGCTAAAATTGGGCCAATATTAAATAGAGGGAGGAAAAAAGAAGTACTGCTTGATGATGTTGGTGCTGGTGCTGCTTTCAGAGCCACTTCTACTCTCGGTGGAACTCTTCTAGGTGGtgcaaaagaaaagagaagtgaAAGAGATAGGGACTCTTTATCCAGAAATACAAACGCAAAAGCTGGACGATCACTGGGGAACTCCAAGGGTGAGCGCAAGACAAAATCAAAGCCCAAGCAGAAGACAGCTCAGCTTTCTACATCCGTAAATGGATCTTTTAACAAATTCATGGAAATCACGACACATCCAGTTTACCCTTCTGCTAATGGTTCTGGGGAATTGGTCAATACAAGTGGTAACAGAAAAAGAGAGGGTGATGTTAATTCATCGAGAGAGAAGAAAGAATCTGCTGACAGCGTGAATGTGCCACTGAATGACATTGATGCGATAGAAGAGCTAGGTGTAGAATCTGAGCTTGGGGCGCCTCAGGATTTCAATACTTGGTTCAACTTTGATGTTGATGGTTTGCAAGATCATGATTGTGTGGGGCTTGAAATACCAATGGACGACCTTTCCGAGCTAAATATGTTTTGA
- the LOC142168327 gene encoding uncharacterized protein LOC142168327 has translation MVLSWLLNSLSKKIAESVLYSQSAKNLWSDLEDGFGQANGAKLFQLQKELSSVVQGNSSVVTYFTKMKSLWDELGALNIFFACVCECECGAKIKSLKAHQDERLLQFLMGLNDIFIRVRSNILLSSPLPSIGHAYSLVIQDEKQREIHATPAYSGKSA, from the coding sequence ATGGTACTTTCATGGCTGCTCAACTCCTTGTCCAAAAAGATAGCTGAGAGTGTTCTCTATTCACAGAGTGCAAAGAATTTATGGAGTGACCTGGAAGATGGATTTGGTCAAGCAAATGGAGCAAAGTTGTTCCAACTACAAAAGGAGCTAAGTTCAGTAGTGCAAGGAAATTCAAGTGTGGTAACTTACTTCACCAAAATGAAGAGCCTATGGGATGAACTAGGTGCACTCAACATATTTTTTGCTTGTGTTTGTGAGTGTGAGTGTGGAGCAAAAATCAAAAGCTTGAAAGCACACCAAGATGAGAGACTACTGCAGTTCCTAATGGGACTGAATGACATATTTATTAGGGTAAGGAGCAATATTTTGTTGTCATCACCTTTACCTTCCATTGGACATGCATACTCTCTTGTGATTCAAGATGAGAAACAAAGGGAGATACATGCTACCCCTGCATACTCAGGGAAATCTGCATAA
- the LOC107830585 gene encoding uncharacterized protein LOC107830585 isoform X2: protein MAGNGRFNLTSAGSDSGFVGNYTNGPKGSYTGPTMDRSGSFRESSDTRIFGSGKGASRGTGAVMGDLPSLSQCLMLEPIVMGDQKYTRSGELRRMLGVAVGSTSEDNSFGAAHLKSTLPVSVEELKRFRDSVAETCNKASGRAKKFDECLHKLSKFSEGMISKKQQRNDQLTNERLGGSSMKMGTQIHRGPSDPVTQKIEERPKNSTLNKRVRTSVAETRAEYRNSALSRLPMIVKDRDMLKDSNVDFDMAEEKIRRLPAGGEGWDKKMKRKRSVGAVISRPSDNDGEPKRMLHHRLASDPVLSPSDSHGFRPGISSGAGSINKSDGSSPAGPNARSMLKNEQEKAAHSKDPTTGLNKERMLEKGSIKLNSREENHAVCPSPITKGKASRAPRSGSLAAASSPSNIPRLPGTLESWEQPPNVNKNLAVGGATNRKRPLPTGSSSPPITQWIGQRPQKISRTRRANLISPVSNQDEVEVPSEACSPSDFGARLTPGVTSGSILSKAANNVTQNLKVKAESVLSPARLSESEESGAGENRLKEKGGSTCEGEEKIVNTVQSNGISTSHMKKNKFLVKEEIGDCVRRQGRSGRGLAFSRSSISPTREKLENQVTAKPLRNSRPASEKHGSKSGRPLKKHLERKGFSRLGNSLSSGSPDFTGESDDDREELLAAAKLAYNASFHACSSAFWKKVDRLFASVSSEEKSYLLEQLNSVEESHTNLYQTINHTNGVLDDHDETVEKNRCIKNHNGSKVSSDTQLVDRFHDSILSAKFDSDRIFDKVTPLYQRVLSALIIEDDIEECEENGFDIFTSPQNGPETLLHGACINDSQTRKMNRPEVEYEAVFDSQIKKNGTGNEFVSCNGYSAYRRNPDVRGPPYSDEMSRGDNGYLHSDVGLFVGLSECDPDVPQRLQISSFGVSSFERQYAEMALDDKLLLELQSVGLYIEPVPDLDDKEDEVINQEIMQLERGLCQEIGKKKAYMEKLSKAIQEGKGVQGWDPEQIAMHKLVELAYKKLLATRGSLASKNGVPKVSKQVALAFAKRTLSRCRKFEDTRASCFSEPVLHDIIFAAPPRINEADLLAGEAVGSCPVSADGVLVDPYERFNHQSDQAFAKIGPILNRGRKKEVLLDDVGAGAAFRATSTLGGTLLGGAKEKRSERDRDSLSRNTNAKAGRSLGNSKGERKTKSKPKQKTAQLSTSVNGSFNKFMEITTHPVYPSANGSGELVNTSGNRKREGDVNSSREKKESADSVNVPLNDIDAIEELGVESELGAPQDFNTWFNFDVDGLQDHDCVGLEIPMDDLSELNMF from the exons ATGGCTGGAAATGGGAGATTTAACTTGACTTCAGCTGGCAGTGACTCGGGTTTTGTTGGAAACTACACCAATGGGCCTAAGGGGAGCTATACTGGTCCCACTATGGACAGGTCTGGGAGCTTCAGAGAGAGTTCAGACACCCGTATATTTGGTTCAGGGAAGGGTGCATCCAGGGGGACCGGTGCAGTCATGGGTGATTTGCCATCCCTGTCACAGTGCTTGATGCTGGAGCCGATTGTAATGGGCGACCAAAAATATACTCGTTCAGGTGAGTTAAGGAGAATGTTGGGTGTTGCTGTTGGGAGTACTTCAGAAGACAATTCTTTTGGTGCTGCTCATTTGAAGTCTACACTTCCTGTGTCTGTGGAAGAATTAAAGAGGTTCAGAGATAGTGTTGCAGAGACGTGCAACAAAGCCAG TGGTAGAGCTAAAAAGTTCGACGAATGCTTGCATAAGTTGTCAAAATTTTCtgaaggcatgatttctaagaaGCAACAAAGGAATGATCAGTTAACAAATGAGAGATTAGGTGGTTCAAGCATGAAGATGGGAACACAGATACATCGAGGCCCTTCAGACCCTGTAACACAGAAGATAGAGGAGCGACCTAAAAATAGTACTCTGAACAAGCGTGTACGCACATCAGTGGCAGAAACTCGG GCGGAGTACCGGAATAGTGCTCTATCCAGGCTGCCTATGATAGTAAAGGACCGGGACATGTTAAAAGATAGTAATGTTGATTTTGATATGGCTGAAGAAAAGATTCGCAGATTGCCAGCTGGAGGTGAAGGTTGGGACAAGAAGATGAAAAGGAAACGTTCAGTTGGTGCTGTCATTTCTAGGCCCTCGGACAACGATGGAGAGCCTAAACGAATGCTGCATCATAGACTTGCCAGTGATCCTGTTCTGTCACCTTCTGATTCCCATGGTTTCAG GCCGGGAATATCAAGCGGTGCTGGTAGCATTAATAAGTCAGATGGCTCATCACCTGCTGGTCCTAATGCTCGTTCAATGCTTAAAAATGAACAGGAAAAGGCTGCTCATTCTAAGGATCCAACTACTGGTCTGAATAAAGAACGGATGCTGGAAAAAGGCAGCATTAA GTTGAATAGTCGTGAGGAGAACCATGCTGTCTGTCCCAGTCCAATAACAAAAGGGAAGGCCTCAAGGGCACCACGAAGTGGCTCCCTTGCTGCTGCTAGTTCACCCTCTAACATTCCCCGTTTACCTGGAACATTGGAAAGCTGGGAACAGCCCCCAAATGTCAACAAAAATCTGGCTGTAGGCGGGGCTACAAATCGCAAGCGTCCGTTGCCTACAGGATCCTCGTCTCCGCCCATAACCCAATGGATTGGTCAGAGGCCTCAAAAAATTTCTCGTACAAGGAGGGCTAATCTTATTTCACCAGTTTCAAACCAGGACGAGGTGGAGGTGCCATCCGAGGCATGTTCACCTTCTGATTTTGGAGCTAGGTTAACTCCTGGTGTAACAAGTGGTTCTATTCTTTCAAAGGCTGCCAACAATGTTACGCAAAACCTTAAAGTTAAAGCTGAAAGTGTTTTATCCCCTGCCAGACTCTCTGAAAGTGAAGAATCCGGTGCTGGTGAAAACAGATTAAAAGAAAAGGGTGGGAGTACTTGTGAAGGTGAAGAAAAAATTGTAAATACTGTTCAGAGTAATGGGATCTCCACCTCAcatatgaagaagaacaaattTCTTGTCAAAGAAGAAATAGGTGATTGCGTGCGAAGACAAGGCCGAAGTGGAAGAGGCTTGGCATTTTCTAGGAGCAGCATTTCTCCTACAAGGGAGAAGCTTGAAAATCAAGTCACAGCTAAGCCGCTTCGTAACTCAAGGCCAGCTTCAGAAAAGCATGGAAG TAAGTCAGGCCGTCCTTTGAAAAAGCACTTGGAACGCAAAGGGTTCTCTCGTCTTGGGAATTCATTGAGCAGTGGTTCTCCGGATTTCACTG GGGAATCAGATGATGACCGTGAGGAGCTTCTAGCTGCTGCAAAATTGGCATATAATGCTAGTT TTCATGCTTGTTCAAGTGCATTCTGGAAGAAAGTGGATAGACTTTTTGCTTCTGTCAGTTCCGAGGAGAAATCCTACCTTCTAGAACAG CTGAATTCAGTGGAGGAATCTCATACGAATCTCTATCAAACAATAAACCATACCAATGGTGTTCTG GATGATCATGATGAAACTGTTGAGAAGAATAGATGCATCAAGAATCATAATGGCTCGAAAGTGTCATCTGATACACAACTGGTCGATCGATTCCATGATTCTATCCTTAGTGCAAAATTTGACTCAGATAGAATTTTTGATAAAGTTACTCCACTTTACCAAAGAGTACTGTCAGCTCTAATTATAGAGGATGATATTGAAGAATGTGAAGAAAATGGGTTTGACATATTTACGTCGCCGCAAAATGGTCCAGAAACTTTATTACATGGTGCTTGTATCAATGATTCTCAGACTAGAAAAATGAATAGGCCAGAAGTTGAGTATGAGGCAGTTTTTGATTCTCAGATAAAGAAAAATGGGACTGGAAATGAGTTTGTTTCCTGCAATGGATATAGTGCATATCGTAGAAACCCTGATGTCCGAGGACCTCCATACAGTGATGAGATGTCACGAGGAGATAATGGATATTTGCATTCAGATGTTGGACTGTTTGTAGGCCTTTCCGAATGTGATCCAGATGTACCACAAAGGTTGCAGATTAGTAGTTTTGGTGTTTCCTCATTTGAACGTCAATATGCAGAGATGGCTCTTGATGATAAACTCTTGCTAGAGCTGCAGAGCGTTGGCCTCTATATTGAACCTGTG CCTGACTTAGATGATAAAGAAGATGAAGTGATCAACCAAGAAATTATGCAGCTGGAGAGGGGACTCTGTCAAGAG ATTGGTAAAAAGAAAGCATATATGGAGAAATTATCTAAAGCAATTCAAGAAGGCAAGGGCGTGCAAGGATG GGACCCGGAGCAGATTGCAATGCATAAACTTGTTGAGCTGGCTTACAAAAAGCTCTTG GCGACTCGAGGAAGTCTAGCTTCCAAAAATGGGGTTCCTAAGGTGTCAAAGCAGGTTGCATTGGCTTTTGCAAAGAGAACACTTTCCAGGTGTCGGAAGTTTGAGGACACTAGAGCTAGTTGCTTTAGTGAGCCTGTGCTCCATGACATTATTTTTGCCGCTCCGCCTCGTATTAATGAGGCAGATCTTTTGGCTGGTGAAGCAGTTG GCTCGTGTCCTGTTAGTGCTGATGGTGTTTTGGTTGATCCATATGAAAGGTTTAATCATCAATCTGATCAGGCTTTTGCTAAAATTGGGCCAATATTAAATAGAGGGAGGAAAAAAGAAGTACTGCTTGATGATGTTGGTGCTGGTGCTGCTTTCAGAGCCACTTCTACTCTCGGTGGAACTCTTCTAGGTGGtgcaaaagaaaagagaagtgaAAGAGATAGGGACTCTTTATCCAGAAATACAAACGCAAAAGCTGGACGATCACTGGGGAACTCCAAGGGTGAGCGCAAGACAAAATCAAAGCCCAAGCAGAAGACAGCTCAGCTTTCTACATCCGTAAATGGATCTTTTAACAAATTCATGGAAATCACGACACATCCAGTTTACCCTTCTGCTAATGGTTCTGGGGAATTGGTCAATACAAGTGGTAACAGAAAAAGAGAGGGTGATGTTAATTCATCGAGAGAGAAGAAAGAATCTGCTGACAGCGTGAATGTGCCACTGAATGACATTGATGCGATAGAAGAGCTAGGTGTAGAATCTGAGCTTGGGGCGCCTCAGGATTTCAATACTTGGTTCAACTTTGATGTTGATGGTTTGCAAGATCATGATTGTGTGGGGCTTGAAATACCAATGGACGACCTTTCCGAGCTAAATATGTTTTGA
- the LOC107830584 gene encoding protein trichome birefringence-like 36 produces MAKNKSFLLFFLVLSFISGIFSQYELEELKWLDDRDDEISMFHSQHSAMRRCDLTSGKWVYDQSYPLYDSSCPYLSTAVTCTKNGRPDSDYEKWKWKPHGCEIPRFNALEFLGRMRKKRIMLVGDSIVRNQWESLVCLVQSVIPMARKTVTYVGPTMAFHAMDFETTIEFCWAPFLVELKKGPENKRILHLDMIEENAKYWRGADVLVFDSAHWWTHSDKYSSWDLIMEGNSFYRNMNPMVAYEKGLMTWAKWVDLNLDPRKTRVFFRSMSPRHNRENGWKCFNQREPLEFFSHPHVPEPLLVLKEVLRRMSFPVSFQDITTMTALRRDGHPSVYSKFVSQTGKQHLGDYKSDCSHWCLPGVPDTWNEMLNAML; encoded by the exons ATGGCAAAGAATAAgtcatttttgcttttctttcttgttttgagCTTCATTTCTGGGATTTTTTCACAGTATGAGTTAGAGGAACTAAAATGGTTAGATGACAGAGATGATGAAATTTCTATGTTTCATAGCCAGCATTCTGCTATGAGAAGATGTGATTTAACTTCTGGAAAATGGGTTTATGATCAATCTTATCCTCTTTATGACTCTAGCTGTCCTTATCTTAGTACTGCTGTAACTTGTACCAAGAATGGCCGTCCTGATTCTGACTATGAAAAGTGGAAGTGGAAACCTCATGGTTGTGAAATTCCTAG gtttaatgcattggaattTCTTGGAAGGATGAGGAAGAAGAGAATAATGCTTGTGGGTGATTCAATAGTGAGGAATCAATGGGAGTCTCTTGTTTGTTTAGTTCAATCTGTTATCCCTATGGCTAGAAAAACAGTAACCTATGTTGGCCCTACTATGGCTTTCCATGCTATG GATTTTGAGACAACAATAGAATTCTGCTGGGCTCCTTTTCTGGTTGAATTGAAGAAAGGACCAGAAAACAAGAGAATATTGCATTTGGACATGATTGAAGAGAATGCAAAGTATTGGAGAGGAGCTGATGTTCTTGTTTTTGATTCAGCTCATTGGTGGACTCATTCCGATAAATATAGTTC GTGGGACTTAATAATGGAAGGAAACAGTTTCTATAGAAACATGAATCCAATGGTTGCCTATGAGAAAGGACTAATGACATGGGCTAAATGGGTAGATTTGAATCTTGATCCTCGAAAAACTCGAGTTTTCTTCAGAAGCATGTCACCTCGACATAACAG GGAAAATGGATGGAAATGCTTTAATCAGAGGGAGCCTCTGGAATTCTTTAGTCACCCTCATGTTCCGGAACCCCTACTTGTGCTAAAAGAAGTGCTAAGAAGGATGAGTTTTCCAGTATCTTTCCAGGATATAACGACAATGACAGCTCTTCGTAGAGACGGGCATCCTTCTGTCTATAGTAAGTTCGTAAGCCAAACAGGTAAGCAACACTTAGGAGACTATAAATCTGATTGTAGCCATTGGTGTCTTCCCGGAGTACCTGATACCTGGAACGAAATGCTGAACGCCATGCTCTAA